In Aspergillus luchuensis IFO 4308 DNA, chromosome 1, nearly complete sequence, the following are encoded in one genomic region:
- the FBP26 gene encoding bifunctional nucleoside/nucleotide kinase/histidine phosphatase family protein (COG:G;~EggNog:ENOG410PIZY;~InterPro:IPR013079,IPR013078,IPR027417,IPR001345, IPR003094,IPR029033;~PFAM:PF00300,PF01591;~go_function: GO:0003824 - catalytic activity [Evidence IEA];~go_function: GO:0003873 - 6-phosphofructo-2-kinase activity [Evidence IEA];~go_function: GO:0005524 - ATP binding [Evidence IEA];~go_process: GO:0006000 - fructose metabolic process [Evidence IEA];~go_process: GO:0006003 - fructose 2,6-bisphosphate metabolic process [Evidence IEA]) produces the protein MSSGSIRRGNGHNYFASSDDSKICVVMVGLPARGKSLIAGKAMRYLAWVGIPARVFNVGSYRRAGTPQPNANFFDPHNTEGEKMRRAAAEAAVSDMLQWFQSGKGVVAILDATNSTKERRRWIHERCQEANVETLYVESICDDEDLIMNNILEVKTTSPDYKGQDPEVAALDFRNRIRNYEKVYETIDDNEKHFTYVKLINVGSTVIINQIKDYLSSRLVYYIQNLHIKPRSIWLSRHGESEYNLTGKIGGDSNISERGEAYARALPGLLKKSGVPPNTKIVIWTSTLKRTIQTAHHLAAETGFEKLEWKALDELDSGVCDGLTYEQIAEKYPEDFAARDEDKYNYRYRGGESYRDVVIRLEPIIMELERSENVIIVTHQAVLRCIYAYFLNTPQEQSPWMEVPLHTLIKLTPRAYGTDEQRFKADIPAVSTWRAKGTSAKHQEYPTEIKA, from the exons ATGTCGTCCGGTTCCATTCGGAGGGGCAATGGCCATAATTATTTCGCCAGT TCCGATGACTCGAAGATCTGTGTGGTCATGGTTGGCCTCCCAGCCAGAGGCAAGAGTCTCATTGCTGGAAAAG CGATGCGATATCTTGCCTGGGTTGGCATCCCCGCTCGGGTATTCAACGTCGGCAGCTACCGTCGTGCAGGCACGCCACAGCCCAATGCGAACTTCTTCGACCCTCATAATACCGAAGGCGAGAAAATGAGacgcgccgccgccgaagctGCGGTGTCTGATATGCTCCAGTGGTTTCAGTCCGGGAAAGGCGTCGTAGCTATTTTGGATGCGACCAATTCCACGAAAGAGCGACGGCGCTGGATCCATGAACGCTGCCAGGAGGCAAACGTTGAAACATTATACGTCGAGTCAAtatgtgatgatgaagacctGATCATGAACAACATCTTGGAAGTCAAGACAACGTCGCCGGACTACAAGGGGCAGGACCCGGAAGTTGCTGCTCTCGATTTCCGTAACCGCATTCGCAATTACGAGAAGGTCTATGAGACCATTGATGATAACGAGAAGCACTTCACCTACGTCAAACTCATCAATGTCGGGTCGACCGTCATCATTAATCAGATTAAGGATTACCTTTCCAGTCGGCTGGTCTACTACATCCAGAACCTTCACATCAAACCTCGCTCGATCTGGTTATCTCGA CACGGCGAGTCAGAATATAATCTAACGGGGAAAATTGGCGGCGACTCCAACATTTCAGAGCGAGGAGAGGCATACGCCCGAGCGCTGCCCGGGTTATTAAAGAAGTCCGGGGTTCCACCCAACACCAAGATCGTTATTTGGACGTCAACTCTGAAACGTACGATTCAAACGGCTCATCATCTCGCCGCGGAGACGGGCTTCGAGAAGCTAGAGTGGAAGGCGCTGGATGAACTCGACTCCGGAGTCTGCGACGGACTCACGTACGAGCAGATTGCGGAAAAGTACCCGGAAGACTTTGCTGCGCGCGACGAAGACAAGTACAACTACCGCTACCGGGGTGGCGAGTCATACCGCGATGTAGTCATCCGGCTAGAGCCAATTATCATGGAGCTGGAGCGTAGCGAGAACGTCATCATTGTCACGCACCAGGCCGTTCTCCGCTGCATCTATGCCTACTTCCTCAACACGCCGCAGGAGCAAAGTCCCTGGATGGAGGTGCCGCTCCATACGCTCATCAAGCTCACGCCGCGCGCATATGGCACCGACGAGCAGCGCTTCAAGGCGGACATCCCCGCTGTTTCGACATGGCGGGCGAAGGGCACGTCGGCCAAACACCAGGAATATCCCACGGAGATCAAGGCATGA
- the VAM6 gene encoding putative vacuolar morphogenesis protein AvaB (BUSCO:EOG09260OCI;~COG:U;~EggNog:ENOG410PHR7;~InterPro:IPR019453,IPR019452,IPR001180,IPR032914, IPR000547;~PFAM:PF10367,PF10366,PF00780;~go_process: GO:0006886 - intracellular protein transport [Evidence IEA];~go_process: GO:0016192 - vesicle-mediated transport [Evidence IEA]), protein MLSAFTARPLVELKPRDRSRIESVLAYGDRVLAGLNNGSLRIYRVNEEEEEEGGGGGEGEVRQQQDGDGKGKGKKDNTEQHQQPHGNGNGNGNAETGIIANGTTNGNREQQQQHSKKPTELLREVEKFSRYKIEQLALIKEAKVLVSLSGGYVSLHDLGTYSLQEQLGKTKGATTFAVTSNIENDSETGVPAIVSRVAVAVKRKIMVWVWRDMEMEAGGPMEMTLVSGIKTLTWVSGTRLVAGLGSGFVMVDIEGDGGTVTDLTGPSGIGGLGGQESTGRLAGVGVASMSYMGLGGSAPKPLATRLKEGQVLLAKVINTHFIDVQGNSLGRRQIPWSHAPADIGYSYPFLLALHDASKGVLEVRNPETLSLLQSVPLPSASIMHIPQPTISLAHAGKGFLVASDRTIWRMEALSYDTQIDSLVEKGYLDEAISLASMLEDALLRDKQGRLRQIKLEKAEGLFKMRKYTDSMDLFTEISAPPETVIRLYPKIIAGELSSIVEEPEESEDGTTDSQSKTQENNSPTDAPAAEEAPAPKTLSHAPSVMSLLRTRTDDASDAGSIRGKVVEEAKSDKALEGADLKLAVRDLQRYLADVRRRFQRFLNPDGTLKVVDATTDSANDALTDSVMKLLSIDPEGEYDLGEKLREKARLVDTTLFRAYMYAIPALAGSLFRIANFCDPDVVMEKLEETGRHNDLIDFLYGKKLHRQALELLQKFGQADEEEETAPQLHGPKRTVNYLQNLSPDHIDLILEFAEWPVRQDPELGMEVFLADTENAETLPRDRVLDFLQGIDVNLAVRYLEHIIGELNDMTPDLHQKLLVLYLERLKKHQAKEWEFSSLDDYVNWQSKFLNMLKSSSQYSPAKILDRLDRDDPEFFEARAIVFSKMGQHRQALEIYVFKLEDYVKAEEYCNHLHKVEDTTAADGAASRCVSLLPYEDDKPPIYLTLLSLYLSPPHGYKPRYGPALEVLAKHGSRLPPKSALDLIPESLPVKELEFYFKGRMRAANTILNESRIVANLQKAEDIKTQAQLLVGEGTDGRSTRSRHVTITEERVCGICHKRIGGSVINVFPDNTVVHLGCANRMR, encoded by the exons atgttaTCCGCATTCACGGCCCGTCCGCTCGTGGAACTCAAACCGCGCGACCGATCACGGATCGAGTCCGTGCTGGCGTATGGGGATCGCGTCCTGGCGGGGCTGAATAATGGGAGTTTGAGGATATATCGGGtgaatgaagaggaagaagaagaaggaggaggggggggagaaggggaggtgcggcagcagcaggatggtgatgggaaggggaaggggaagaaagataataccgagcaacatcaacaaccacatGGAAACGGCAACGGCAACGGCAATGCAGAGACGGGGATAATCGCGAATGGGACTACGAACGGGAACcgggaacaacaacaacagcatagCAAGAAACCCACGGAGCTACTCCGCGAAGTGGAAAAGTTCTCGAGGTACAAGATCGAGCAGTTGGCGTTGATTAAGGAGGCCAAGGTGCTTGTTTCTCTGTCCGGGGGATATGTGTCGTTGCATGATCTGGGGACGTATTCGTTGCAGGAGCAATTGGGGAAGACGAAGGGGGCGACGACGTTTGCGGTGACGTCGAATATTGAGAATGATTCCGAAACGGGCGTGCCTGCTATTGTGTCGAgggtggcggtggcggtgaagaggaagataatggtgtgggtgtggagggATATGGAGATGGAAGCGGGCGGGCCTATGGAGATGACGCTGGTGAGCGGGATTAAGACGCTGACGTGGGTGTCTGGGACAAGGCTGGTGGCTGGGTTGGGATCTGGGTTTGTGATGGTTGATATtgagggggatggtgggaCGGTTACGGATTTGACTGGTCCGTCTGGGATAGGGGGGTTAGGGGGTCAGGAGAGTACGGGGAGACTGGCCGGGGTGGGAGTCGCCAGTATGAGTTATATGGGGCTTGGGGGCAGTGCGCCGAAGCCGTTGGCGACGAGGTTGAAGGAGGGTCAGGTGTTGCTGGCGAAGGTTATCAATACGCACTTTATTGATGTGCAGGGAAATTCGCTGGGGAGGAGGCAGATTCCGTGGAGTCATGCGCCGGCGGATATAGGGTATTCGTATCCGTTTCTGTTGGCGCTGCATGATGCTTCGAAGGGAGTGTTGGAGGTGCGGAATCCGGAGACGTTGTCACTGTTGCAGTCGGTGCCGTTACCGTCTGCCAGTATTATGCATATCCCGCAGCCGACAATTAGTCTGGCGCATGCTGGGAAGGGCTTCTTGGTGGCGAGTGATCGGACGATATGGCGGATGGAGGCGCTGAGTTATGATACGCAGATTGACTCGCTGGTCGAGAAGGGGTATCTGGACGAGGCGATCAGTCTGGCTAGTATGCTGGAGGATGCCCTGCTGAGGGATAAGCAGGGCCGGCTGCGCCAGATTaagctggagaaggctgAGGGGCTGTTCAAGATGCGAAAGTATACTGATTCGATGGATTTATTCACGGAGATATCTGCGCCCCCGGAGACGGTCATACGACTGTATCCGAAGATCATCGCCGGGGAGCTGTCGTCGATTGTCGAGGAGCCGGAGGAGTCCGAAGATGGGACGACAGACAGCCAGTCTAAGACGCAAGAGAACAATAGCCCAACGGATGCGCCggctgcggaggaagcgCCAGCGCCGAAGACACTCTCGCATGCTCCGTCGGTGATGTCTCTTCTGCGGACGCGGACAGATGATGCCAGCGATGCGGGCAGTATCCGGGGCAAGGTCGTCGAGGAGGCCAAGAGTGACAAGGCGCTGGAAGGGGCCGATCTCAAGCTGGCTGTTCGTGACCTGCAAAGGTATCTGGCGGATGTGCGGAGGCGGTTCCAGCGCTTCCTGAACCCGGATGGCACGCTGAAGGTGGTCGATGCGACGACGGACAGCGCGAACGATGCGTTGACGGACTCGGtcatgaagctgctgagcATTGATCCGGAGGGTGAGTATGATCTTGGGGAAAAGCTGCGGGAAAAGGCAAGGCTCGTGGACACGACTCTCTTCCGGGCGTACATGTACGCTATTCCAGCACTGGCAGGGTCATTATTCCGCATTGCCAACTTCTGTGACCCAGATGTAGtcatggagaagctggaggaaACGGGACGTCACAACGATCTGATTGACTTTCTGTATGGAAAGAAGCTGCACCGGCAGGCGTTGGAGCTACTCCAGAAGTTTGGACaagccgacgaggaagaagagacggCGCCGCAGCTGCACGGACCGAAGCGAACAGTCAATTATCTGCAAAATCTGTCTCCAGACCATATTGACTTGATCCTCGAGTTCGCTGAGTGGCCGGTACGACAGGACCCTGAGctggggatggaggttttCCTAGCAGATACTGAGAACGCGGAGACGCTGCCAAGAGACCGCGTGCTAGACTTCCTGCAAGGCATTGATGTCAACCTGGCTGTCCGATACCTGGAGCATATCATTGGGGAACTGAATGATATGACACCAGATTTGCATCAGAAACTGCTCGTCCTTTACTTGGAACGACTGAAAAAGCATCAAGCGAAAGAATGGGAGTTTTCGAGTCTGGATGACTATGTTAATTGGCAGAGCAAGTTCTTGAATATGCTCAAGTCCAGCTCCCAGTATTCTCCGGCTAAGATTCTAGATCGTTTGGACCGGGATG ATCCCGAGTTCTTCGAGGCACGAGCGATTGTCTTCAGCAAGATGGGACAACACCGGCAGGCACTGGAAATCTACGTGTTCAAGTTGGAGGACTACGTCAAGGCTGAAGA ATATTGTAATCATCTCCATAAAGTGGAAGATACAACTGCTGCGGATGGAGCGGCTTCGCGCTGTGTATCTCTACTGCCGTATGAGGATGACAAACCACCGATTTATTTGACTCTATTGTCTCTATATCTATCGCCGCCGCATGGCTACAAGCCACGGTACGGACCCGCCCTTGAAGTGCTGGCCAAACATGGATCCCGGCTGCCACCCAAGTCTGCTCTGGATCTGATTCCGGAATCGCTCCCGGTCAAAGAGCTCGAATTTTATTTCAAGGGCCGTATGCGGGCCGCCAACACAATCCTTAACGAGAGCCGGATCGTGGCCAACCTGCAAAAGGCAGAAGACATCAAGACGCAGGCGCAATTGTTGGTAGGAGAGGGGACGGACGGGCGATCGACGCGCTCGCGACATGTCACCATTACCGAAGAACGGGTCTGCGGCATCTGCCACAAGCGGATCGGAGGCAGTGTGATTAATGTGTTTCCGGA TAACACGGTTGTTCATCTTGGCTGTGCCAATCGCATGCGTTGA
- the BNA4_2 gene encoding FAD-dependent oxidoreductase (COG:C;~EggNog:ENOG410PFFH;~InterPro:IPR027545,IPR036188,IPR002938;~PFAM:PF01494;~TransMembrane:1 (o460-487i);~go_function: GO:0004502 - kynurenine 3-monooxygenase activity [Evidence IEA];~go_function: GO:0071949 - FAD binding [Evidence IEA];~go_process: GO:0006569 - tryptophan catabolic process [Evidence IEA];~go_process: GO:0019805 - quinolinate biosynthetic process [Evidence IEA]) produces the protein MNMTTMAADEKIVIVGGGPVGSLAALYASHYHDNVEVYELRGDERLNPSGASPLLQKSINFTLSERGIRALEKSGRTDLLRAIMRTAIPMHGRMVHGRSVSGKLQQTFHQYDVHGNSLYSLDRKALNIALRQELDATPNVKMFFHHKLIRADMKTRKVWFEQREEPSPSTTTPPPPKEVPFDFLIGADGAHSTTRQQIMRHTPLDYQQQYADTVWCELRIPPSEKTNTFRLPPNYLHIWPGGQYMFCAFPCPDQSFNCILFAPATCLDSLKSSPPTTLFDFFDTHFPGVCPDLISQSSLSQQFYQSPHLPLIGIKCSPHHYGSTAVIIGDAAHAMFPFYGQGLNAGMEDVRILFDLLDEHRVFSHGKLSNNNKDYARAAALTEYSNQRVRDAHAIHDLSRRNYLELRGGVNSPVYKARKYVEEALQRYVPVLGWKTLYSRVSFSDQRYSEVVIKNQLQGWVLMLMSGLGVLLHVLVFGVIGGAVWGLRG, from the exons ATGAATATGACTACAATGGCTGCAGACGAAAAGATTGTCatcgttggtggtgggccAGTGGGCTCCCTGGCGGCCCTCTATGCCAGCCATTACCATGACAATGTAGAAGTATATGAACTGCGTGGAG ATGAGCGTCTCAACCCATCAGGTGCCTCTCCCCTGCTTCAGAAATCCATCAACTTCACTCTCTCCGAACGGGGCATCAGAGCCCTGGAAAAGTCCGGTCGAACTGACCTTCTCCGCGCCATCATGCGGACTGCCATCCCCATGCACGGCAGAATGGTCCACGGAAGAAGCGTCTCAGGCAAACTCCAACAGACATTCCACCAATACGATGTACATGGCAACTCCCTATACTCTCTAGACCGCAAAGCCCTCAACATCGCCCTCCGTCAAGAGCTCGACGCCACCCCCAACGTGAAGATGTTCTTCCACCACAAGCTCATCCGAGCAGACATGAAAACCCGCAAGGTGTGGTTCGAGCAACGAGAAGAGCCCTCACCATCCACTActacaccacccccacccaaaGAAGTCCCCTTCGACTTCCTCATCGGCGCCGACGGTGCCCACTCCACCACACGACAACAAATCATGCGCCACACTCCGCTCGACTACCAACAGCAATACGCCGACACAGTATGGTGCGAACTACGCATCCCACCCAGCGAAAAGACCAACACCTTCCGACTCCCCCCCAACTACCTCCACATCTGGCCCGGAGGGCAATACATGTTCTGCGCCTTCCCCTGCCCGGACCAATCTTTCAACTGCATTCTCTTCGCGCCAGCAACCTGTCTCGACTCTCTCaaatcctcccctccaaccaccctcttcgacttcttcgacaCCCACTTCCCGGGCGTCTGCCCAGACCTGATCTCCcaatcctccctctcccaacaATTCTACCAAAGCCCgcacctccccctcatcgGCATAAAATGCAGCCCGCACCATTACGGCTCCACAGCCGTGATCATCGGCGACGCCGCGCATGCCATGTTCCCGTTCTACGGCCAGGGACTGAACGCAGGGATGGAGGACGTTCGGATCCTCTTCGATTTACTCGATGAGCACCGCGTGTTCAGTCACGGCAAGTTGTCGAACAATAATAAGGATTATGCCCGCGCCGCTGCGTTGACGGAGTACTCGAACCAGCGTGTTCGTGATGCTCATGCTATTCATGATCTCTCCAGGAGAAATTATCTGGAGTTGCGGGGTGGGGTTAATTCTCCGGTTTACAAGGCGAGGAAGTATGTTGAGGAGGCGTTGCAGCGGTATGTGCCCGTTTTGGGGTGGAAGACCCTGTATTCGAGAGTGAGCTTTAGTGATCAGAGGTATTCGGAGGTTGTGATTAAGAATCAGTTGCAGGGGTGGGTGTTGATGCTTATGTCTGGGTTGGGGGTTCTCTTGCATGTTTTGGTGTTTGGGGTTATTGGGGGTGCGGTTTGGGGGTTGAGGGGGTGA
- a CDS encoding RNA-binding protein (COG:A;~EggNog:ENOG410PQRD;~InterPro:IPR000504,IPR012677,IPR035979;~PFAM:PF00076;~go_function: GO:0003676 - nucleic acid binding [Evidence IEA]) → MVDAPESPRPQEQTPQKNVFQNGVRTTGRAFHSPNWRVKRDESPSGQSAAAGSPGPKTSTSRIAFSRPSPHVPQAISEGRRLYVGNMPYTAKSEDVQALFDAAEFRIERIDIAIDPFTGRNPSYCFVDLETKELAERAMTELDGRDMLGRPVKIKPGVVKTQSERAQQQQQQQPRSDASPREARSSPFNMDRWRRGDEAQPPRTPSKTTTTTAASTPSNSDPSRRLYVGGLPRLTDQEAITSNMTNFFKDYKVENVSKLFAPHPAKRFEPGDHYYLFVDFSSVEEAENAMNALNRAEGPWGAVLRVQRARGENNSQERRPKWSSSRDEATPVAEEVAAAA, encoded by the exons ATGGTCGACGCTCCCGAGAGCCCGAGGCCCCAGGAACAAA CTCCCCAAAAGAATGTCTTCCAGAATGGGGTCAGAACCACAGGCCGGGCCTTCCACTCCCCCAACTGGCGTGTGAAGCGCGATGAGAGCCCTAGTGGTCAGAGCGCCGCTGCCGGGTCCCCCGGTCCCAAGACCAGCACCTCGAGAATTGCATTCAGCAGACCCAGCCCGCATGTGCCCCAGGCCATCTCGGAGGGCCGCCGTCTCTACGTGGGCAACATGCCCTACACGGCCAAGTCGGAGGATGTGCAGGCTCTCTTCGATGCGGCTGAGTTCCGAAT CGAGCGTATCGATATCGCCATCGATCCTTTCACCGGCCGCAACCCCTCATATTGTTTCGTCGATCTGGAGACCAAGGAGCTGGCTGAGCGCGCCATGACGGAGTTGGACGGTCGGGACATGCTTGGTCGTCCCGTCAAGATCAAGCCTGGTGTCGTTAAGACCCAGAGTGAGCgggctcagcagcagcaacagcaacagccgcGCTCGGATGCCTCCCCTCGTGAGGCTCGTTCTTCTCCGTTCAACATGGACCGGTGGCGCCGCGGCGACGAGGCCCAGCCCCCGCGCACTCCGTCGAagaccactaccaccaccgccgccagtACCCCCTCCAACAGCGATCCCAGCCGTCGCCTCTATGTTGGCGGCCTCCCAAGATTGACGGACCAGGAGGCGATCACCAGCAACATGACCAACTTCTTCAAGGATTACAAAGT TGAGAATGTCAGCAAGCTGTTCGCTCCTCACCCCGCGAAGAGATTCGAGCCCGGTGACCACTACTACCTGTTCGTCGACTTCAGCAGCGTCGAGGAGGCTGAGAATGCCATGAACGCACTGAACCGCGCGGAGGGTCCCTGGGGTGCCGTCCTCCGGGTCCAGAGAGCCCGTGGAGAGAACAACTCGCAAGAGCGGAGACCCAAGTGGTCGTCCAGCCGGGACGAAGCCACCCCGGTTGCTGAGGAGGTTGCGGCCGCCGCATAG
- a CDS encoding cupin domain-containing protein (COG:S;~EggNog:ENOG410PYTI;~InterPro:IPR014710,IPR011051;~TransMembrane:1 (o239-259i)), which yields MTYPPTPPNPVSVHTLIHINIPTSSNLLHAMQQKSFSQLTQIPTTGYSLISAINKNLHLAPYETMTNPPRRSRTNTINKFTFTRPGDVVYEFPKYTSASCKVRITLPPGSTWTSGPHWHEKRVEYFRVVQGAAWFTLNGEYKVYRPSDGNVPIPLFTVHEWGRAPEQEEGDLIVDEWTAPADSFKIAFFRNLNSVILDETSDGKTPPRSEWWLTLQLWVICHGLDNWPVFCRGLFGVQWLVTHVFLGLVALVGSAVWGLRAAYDEYTAQGIKDVIRAAKEGKRVKRRGVD from the coding sequence ATGACCtatccaccaacaccaccgaaTCCAGTAAGTGTACATACTTTAATCCATATAAACATACCTACGTCCTCTAACTTACTGCACGCCATGCAGCAAAAATCCTTCAGCCAACTCACCCAAATACCCACAACTGGCTACAGCTTAATCTCCGCAATCAATAAAAACCTGCACCTTGCGCCATATGAAACCATGACAAAcccgccaagaagaagcagaaccaacaccatcaacaaattCACCTTCACCCGCCCCGGCGACGTCGTTTACGAATTCCCCAAAtacacctccgcctcctgcAAAGTCCGCATCACTCTACCTCCAGGCAGCACCTGGACCTCAGGCCCACACTGGCACGAAAAGCGCGTCGAATACTTCCGCGTCGTGCAAGGCGCCGCCTGGTTCACCCTAAACGGGGAATACAAAGTCTATCGGCCGTCGGACGGCAACGTGCCGATCCCATTATTCACGGTCCACGAATGGGGTCGAGCTCCCgagcaagaagagggggaTTTGATTGTCGATGAGTGGACGGCACCGGCGGATTCGTTCAAGATTGCGTTTTTCCGTAACTTGAATAGTGTCATTCTGGATGAGACGAGTGATGGGAAGACACCGCCGAGAAGTGAGTGGTGGTTGACGCTGCAGCTGTGGGTGATTTGCCATGGGTTGGATAATTGGCCCGTGTTTTGTAGAGGGTTGTTTGGCGTGCAGTGGCTTGTCACGCATGTGTTTTTGGGTTTGGTTGCGTTGGTGGGTTCGGCGGTCTGGGGGTTGAGGGCTGCTTATGATGAGTATACGGCACAGGGGATTAAGGATGTTATTCGAGCTGctaaggaggggaagagggtgaagagaagaggtgttgattga
- a CDS encoding uncharacterized protein (COG:S;~EggNog:ENOG410PTB0;~InterPro:IPR014849;~PFAM:PF08738) yields the protein MSANKLHAAYVAPDQSRTFEHSISSPLPSADAVPQKVTYLAELRKLVPTLQNDINVFLTERMEEDKKAAEAQGQKVSDKEAKEEENYGEEVVEEDA from the coding sequence ATGTCTGCCAACAAGCTCCACGCTGCTTATGTCGCTCCCGACCAGTCTCGCACTTTCGAGCACAGCATTTCTTCCCCGCTCCCCTCCGCCGACGCCGTCCCTCAGAAGGTGACCTATCTCGCTGAACTACGCAAGCTCGTACCCACACTACAGAACGACATCAACGTGTTCCTGACCGAGCGCATGGAAGAGGACAAGAAGGCTGCCGAGGCACAGGGTCAAAAGGTCTCTGATAAGGaagccaaggaggaggaaaactacggagaggaggttgtggaagaggatgctTGA